The Fretibacterium sp. OH1220_COT-178 genome includes a region encoding these proteins:
- a CDS encoding M20/M25/M40 family metallo-hydrolase, whose protein sequence is MKGSVELLTKLVSIPSPSGDEGEACRHLADALPSVGWERVEIDGVGNVVASRGSGEREIVLLGHIDTVPGGPPCALKGDCLWGRGSVDAKGPLCAFAVAGGNVPVSAGWRVTLVAAVGEETDSRGARHRIPQHAPAACIVGEPSGTDGVTIGYRGCIRLVLSAEDGGAHRSGSEGPITATVRAASDLLALVDAADSPGLPIIRRPSGAVVSMFGEERGRRTGRIELDLRLPEGCDPQDWLNAAASATERRGVSIGILAAIPPHVEDKDNAVARALRLGIRRNGLAPRILAKGGTADFNLAAAWKCPMAAYGPGDGRLDHTDGEHLPLPEYEASIAVLSSALPLLMKM, encoded by the coding sequence GTGAAAGGCTCCGTGGAGCTCCTCACAAAGCTCGTCTCCATCCCCAGCCCGAGCGGGGACGAGGGGGAGGCGTGCCGCCATCTCGCGGACGCGCTCCCCTCCGTCGGATGGGAGCGCGTCGAGATCGACGGCGTGGGGAACGTCGTCGCCTCCCGGGGTTCCGGGGAAAGGGAGATCGTCCTGCTGGGGCACATCGACACCGTGCCGGGCGGTCCGCCCTGCGCCCTGAAGGGGGATTGCCTTTGGGGACGCGGGAGCGTGGACGCGAAGGGGCCGTTGTGCGCCTTTGCGGTCGCCGGCGGAAACGTGCCGGTCTCCGCCGGCTGGAGGGTCACCCTCGTCGCCGCCGTGGGCGAGGAGACCGACTCGCGCGGCGCGCGCCACCGGATCCCCCAGCACGCGCCCGCGGCCTGCATCGTCGGCGAGCCCTCGGGCACGGATGGAGTCACCATAGGCTATCGCGGCTGCATCCGGCTCGTCCTCTCGGCGGAGGACGGAGGCGCGCACCGAAGCGGAAGCGAGGGGCCGATCACGGCGACCGTCCGCGCGGCCTCGGACCTCCTGGCGCTTGTCGACGCCGCGGATTCTCCCGGACTTCCGATCATTCGGCGGCCGTCCGGGGCGGTGGTATCGATGTTCGGCGAGGAACGGGGGCGCCGGACGGGGAGGATCGAGCTGGACCTGCGCCTGCCGGAGGGATGCGATCCGCAGGACTGGCTGAACGCCGCCGCCTCGGCGACGGAACGGAGGGGCGTCTCGATCGGGATCCTCGCCGCCATCCCCCCGCACGTCGAGGACAAGGACAACGCCGTAGCGCGGGCGCTGCGCCTGGGCATCCGCAGAAACGGCCTGGCCCCAAGGATTCTTGCCAAGGGGGGGACCGCCGACTTCAACCTGGCCGCCGCCTGGAAATGCCCCATGGCCGCCTACGGCCCCGGGGACGGCAGGCTGGACCACACCGACGGGGAGCACCTCCCGCTCCCCGAGTACGAGGCCTCGATCGCGGTGCTTTCGAGCGCCCTTCCCCTCCTCATGAAAATGTAA
- a CDS encoding amino acid kinase family protein — protein MNGAHSFQGVVKIGGARGNAVCPLLEELADRTRRGERWALVHGASSMMEDLSRAVGMEPVYVVSPGGFRSRFVGERELALFEAACCRFSVDLVAALGRLGVRAVPLYPGSAKGASAKRKNSLRVVEDGRVRMMHGNYSGAIAAFDPSDIRSVWDSGGLPLLPPLASDEAVPGSRLNVDGDRMAAAAAAAVGADVLAILSNVPGLLRTPSDPSSRVEKGTLSEWESLEPLAKGNMKRKLLAAREALEGGAETVVIADSRNARPIGAGLDGGGTLLCRGSMAAAV, from the coding sequence CTTTCCAAGGCGTGGTCAAAATAGGCGGAGCACGGGGCAACGCCGTGTGCCCCCTTCTGGAGGAGCTGGCCGACCGAACCCGGCGCGGGGAACGCTGGGCGCTCGTCCACGGCGCGAGCTCCATGATGGAGGACCTCTCCCGGGCCGTGGGCATGGAGCCGGTCTACGTCGTCAGCCCCGGAGGGTTCCGAAGCCGTTTCGTCGGGGAGAGGGAGCTCGCCCTCTTCGAGGCCGCCTGCTGCCGTTTTTCCGTCGATCTGGTGGCGGCGCTCGGCAGGCTCGGAGTCCGTGCCGTCCCGCTCTATCCCGGCTCGGCGAAGGGCGCCAGCGCCAAGCGCAAGAATTCGCTTCGCGTCGTCGAGGACGGCAGGGTGCGGATGATGCACGGAAACTACAGCGGTGCCATCGCCGCCTTCGATCCCTCCGACATCCGCTCCGTCTGGGACTCGGGCGGGCTTCCTCTGCTTCCGCCGCTGGCGTCGGACGAGGCCGTCCCGGGCTCCCGCCTCAACGTGGACGGCGACCGCATGGCCGCGGCCGCGGCCGCGGCGGTCGGGGCCGACGTGCTGGCGATCCTCAGCAACGTCCCCGGGCTCCTGCGCACGCCGTCCGACCCGTCCTCGCGGGTGGAGAAGGGCACCCTTTCCGAATGGGAAAGTCTCGAGCCCCTGGCCAAGGGAAACATGAAGCGCAAGCTGCTGGCCGCCCGGGAAGCCCTGGAGGGGGGCGCGGAGACCGTGGTCATCGCGGACAGCCGAAACGCTCGGCCGATCGGGGCCGGTCTCGACGGAGGAGGCACCCTGCTGTGTCGGGGCTCTATGGCAGCCGCGGTCTGA
- a CDS encoding aspartate aminotransferase family protein, with protein MSGLYGSRGLTIVSGSGAFVRDGAGKEYLDFYCGSGAALFGHAHPRLREALANASGRPWTIGPGMGAEVRDRLKARLNRLLPGRSLFYCNSGTESIEAALKLAVALRPERRKILALRRAFHGRTLGALALTFNPQYRRSWTHLLAPVLHVRPEELPGAVDGDTAAVFVEPIQGEGGVHPLSASLGAAIGAACARTGALLVCDEVQCGWGRCGAFSASSLAGLEPDILCFAKGVAGGLPVGLTLWKKELGDFAPGGHGSTYGGNPLVLAVAEAALGLLEEGTPIAGARSGGEYFRKLLKGIDSPLIAEVRGMGLLNGVELTVKAAPVIRRMQRNGVLALPAGPSVVRFLPPFPAVREDFDRAAAVLADALKAEAA; from the coding sequence GTGTCGGGGCTCTATGGCAGCCGCGGTCTGACGATCGTCTCCGGATCGGGCGCCTTCGTCCGGGACGGCGCGGGGAAGGAGTATCTCGACTTCTACTGCGGCAGCGGCGCGGCGCTCTTCGGCCATGCCCATCCCCGGCTCAGGGAAGCCCTGGCGAACGCCTCCGGTCGGCCCTGGACCATCGGACCGGGCATGGGGGCGGAGGTTCGGGACCGGCTCAAGGCGCGCCTGAACCGCCTGCTCCCCGGGCGGTCGCTCTTCTATTGCAACAGCGGCACGGAGTCGATCGAGGCGGCGCTGAAGCTCGCGGTTGCCCTCCGCCCCGAGAGGAGGAAGATCCTTGCCCTGCGGCGCGCCTTCCACGGCCGGACTCTCGGGGCGCTCGCCCTCACCTTCAATCCGCAGTACCGCAGGAGCTGGACGCACCTCCTGGCGCCGGTCCTGCACGTGAGGCCCGAGGAGCTGCCGGGGGCCGTCGACGGGGACACGGCCGCGGTCTTCGTCGAGCCGATCCAGGGGGAGGGCGGCGTCCATCCCCTGTCCGCCTCGCTCGGCGCGGCGATCGGCGCGGCCTGTGCCCGGACGGGGGCATTGCTCGTCTGCGACGAGGTGCAGTGCGGATGGGGGCGCTGCGGGGCGTTTTCGGCGAGTTCGCTCGCCGGGCTGGAGCCGGACATCCTGTGCTTCGCCAAGGGCGTCGCCGGGGGTCTGCCCGTCGGACTCACCCTGTGGAAGAAGGAGCTGGGGGATTTCGCGCCCGGCGGACACGGCTCCACTTACGGCGGGAATCCGCTGGTCCTGGCCGTCGCCGAGGCCGCGCTGGGCCTTCTGGAGGAGGGGACCCCGATCGCCGGGGCCCGGTCGGGAGGGGAGTATTTCAGGAAGCTCCTCAAGGGGATCGATTCCCCCCTGATCGCGGAGGTCCGGGGCATGGGACTGCTGAACGGCGTGGAGCTGACCGTGAAGGCCGCGCCCGTCATCCGCCGGATGCAGCGGAACGGGGTCCTGGCCCTGCCGGCGGGCCCGTCGGTGGTGCGCTTTCTCCCTCCCTTTCCCGCCGTGCGGGAGGACTTCGACAGGGCGGCCGCCGTACTCGCGGACGCCCTGAAGGCGGAGGCGGCGTGA